In Aspergillus flavus chromosome 3, complete sequence, one genomic interval encodes:
- a CDS encoding putative exocyst complex component Exo84 (exocyst complex subunit) — protein sequence MESRGLTLRSKSRRARPQISAPKPISGPLPPGSKAVDPRTATSSSTSRERAPQKDATSDLVKRRYSTRFNQAPDLDSANAPPVPGVPKVPTQYTALSPPQSTSRRPSTEASGPPQVDLNALRDPSLPVDRYVANLLANATEEEIEEYQRSLKKVKNRTSTDLQQNVYQNRTQFIKISKEAEKLKGEMRTLRTLMAELTTALGQTATVGNTQNPMSPTLDERITKRNNRSSVANLESMWNVQLQTLWKTVEGSQKFLPVVPGRHIVLETGNWVELDSATWKPRRPVHIVLLNDHLLVAAKKRKRVDQSNPNHQGPVPTKLVAEECWPLEDVDMIDLGANLGPGVSREEAEDRGIMNAVSVRVGSKPFTYRHDKRNGSAKIDLLATFRKTVEDLRRTLRSETETAGKSESFGYLGVRQSSYSMVKPDFSALETQRETPEVRIDVDGKQQNLRWVEGQIDELDIDIALQRFEEAVSNIERLRKLAKGLKGNSVAQDVINSKVDERAAKLAGVLSRSLVDTPSFLNATKTKVSWLTRLGFENQARETYLKCRSDVITKRIRACVFEGDLPLYIFQISYVYFTLIKNTVSIYQQCFPAIMTSACIKWSKHHLDGFNALLTRQLSSVQRGTTVWQKCIDIVHEHANLLTEVGIDFTDLVAKGLELNEGEKVEKPKMTRSETLISGLADAAKA from the exons ATGGAAAGCCGCGGATTGACCCTCCGCAGCAAGTCCCGCCGTGCCCGGCCCCAGATCAGTGCGCCAAAACCGATATCCGGGCCTCTCCCTCCTGGTAGTAAGGCCGTCGACCCGAGAACCGCTACGTCAAGTTCCACTTCACGCGAACGTGCTCCTCAAAAAGATGCGACCTCCGatttggtgaagaggagatATTCCACCCGGTTTAATCAAGCTCCCGATCTTGACTCCGCAAATGCGCCCCCGGTGCCCGGGGTGCCTAAAGTTCCGACTCAGTATACGGCGCTAAGTCCCCCTCAGTCGACCAGCAGACGGCCCTCGACAGAGGCCTCAGGGCCACCACAAGTGGATCTCAATGCTTTGCGGGACCCTAGTCTACCGGTAGATAGAT ATGTCGCCAACCTCCTTGCCAATGCAaccgaggaagagatcgaagagTACCAGAGAAGCTTGAAAAAAGTCAAGAATAGGACATCCACCGACCTCCAGCAGAATGTCTATCAGAATCGCACGCAATTCATCAAGATCAGTAAAGAAGCGGAGAAACTCAAGGGAGAGATGCGCACTCTCCGCACTCTCATGGCAGAGCTCACAACAGCTTTGGGACAAACAGCGACCGTTGGCAACACTCAAAACCCCATGTCCCCGACGTTAGACGAGCGCATAACCAAGCGAAACAATCGCAGTTCCGTTGCCAATCTGGAGAGCATGTGGAACGTTCAGCTGCAAACACTATGGAAGACTGTCGAAGGTTCGCAGAAGTTCCTACCGGTGGTGCCAGGTCGGCACATCGTGTTGGAGACGGGAAACTGGGTCGAGCTGGACTCTGCGACTTGGAAGCCTCGGCGGCCGGTTCACATCGTGCTTCTCAACGACCACCTGCTTGTGGCGGCTAAAAAGCGAAAGCGTGTTGATCAGAGCAACCCTAATCACCAGGGCCCAGTGCCTACCAAGCTCGTGGCGGAGGAGTGCTGGCCCCTGGAAGATGTCGACATGATTGACCTCGGTGCCAATCTTGGCCCGGGGGTTTCCCgtgaagaagccgaagaccGGGGTATCATGAACGCCGTGAGTGTCCGCGTGGGCTCCAAACCCTTCACCTATCGCCACGATAAGCGAAACGGCTCCGCCAAGATCGACCTTCTTGCGACATTCCGGAAAACCGTGGAAGACCTTCGCCGGACGCTGCGCTCCGAAACGGAGACCGCAGGCAAGAGCGAGTCATTCGGGTATCTGGGAGTAAGACAGTCATCATACTCCATGGTAAAACCCGATTTCAGCGCATTGGAAACCCAACGCGAAACACCCGAAGTTCGCATTGACGTAGACGGAAAGCAACAAAACCTACGATGGGTCGAGGGCCAGATAGACGAACTAGACATCGATATCGCGCTCCAGCGCTTCGAAGAAGCCGTCTCAAACATTGAGCGGCTGCGGAAACTCGCCAAAGGACTCAAAGGCAACTCGGTCGCGCAGGACGTGATCAATTCTAAAGTGGACGAGCGAGCCGCCAAATTGGCAGGGGTTCTGTCGCGATCCTTAGTCGACACGCCCTCATTTTTAAAcgccaccaagaccaaggtcTCCTGGCTGACCCGCTTGGGTTTCGAAAATCAAGCCCGGGAGACCTATTTGAAATGCCGATCCGATGTGATCACTAAACGAATCAG AGCCTGCGTCTTCGAAGGCGACCTCCCTCTATACATCTTCCAAATATCCTACGTCTACTTCACCCTCATCAAAAACACTGTCAGCATCTACCAACAATGTTTCCCAGCGATCATGACCAGCGCCTGCATCAAATGGTCCAAACACCACCTAGACGGATTCAATGCCCTCCTCACACGCCAGCTAAGCAGCGTCCAGCGCGGCACGACTGTCTGGCAGAAGTGCATCGACATCGTGCACGAACATGCTAACCTACTCACGGAAGTCGGGATTGACTTCACTGACCTCGTAGCCAAGGGACTGGAACTGAAcgagggagagaaagtgGAAAAGCCGAAGATGACTCGCTCGGAGACGCTGATCTCGGGATTGGCGGATGCGGCGAAGGCTTAA
- a CDS encoding 1,3-beta-glucanosyltransferase Gel2 (unnamed protein product) yields the protein MPSMYTRLFAALCALATTANAVTTIEVKGKDFVNSKTGDRFQILGVDYQPGGSSGFTKDKDPLSDKDACLRDAALMQRLGVNTIRVYNLSPSLNHDDCASIFNAAGIYMILDVNSPLYGSYIDRTAPKSSYNAVYYEQVFGVIEAFKNYPNTLGFFAGNEVINEQSVKEVAAYIRAVQRDMKDYIKKNVDRSIPVGYSAADIRPWLMDTVNYFMCEDSDEPSSQSDFFGLNSYSWCGDSSYKKAGYDILTEDFKNASIPVFFSEYGCNEVTPRVFTEVQAIYGEEMTQAFSGGLVYEYTQEANNYGLVKINDSDTATLLVDYDNLQKQYAKLDMDRIQASNSTQTSFTAPKCSSDLIKNGTFLSKFDLPSRPSKVQDMIDNGLSKANTGKLIDVSTTAIPQKIYDHTGKEVTGVQLKALSSGESNTPGNSTSGSSSSGSSSDSDNTKDNAAGKMTASFMGLVVGAVVAAASVL from the exons ATGCCTTCG ATGTACACTCGTCTTTTCGCTGCGCTTTGCGCTCTTGCGACCACTGCAAATGCCGTCACCACCATCGAAGTGAAGGGCAAGGACTTTGTCAACAGCAAGACCGGTGATCGTTTCCAGATCCTGGGTGTCGA TTACCAACCCGGCGGTTCTTCCGGCTTCACGAAGGACAAGGACCCTCTTAGCGACAAGGACGCATGCTTGCGTGATGCCGCTCTCATGCAGCGCTTGGGTGTGAACACCATCCGTGTCTACAACTTGTCGCCCAGCCTTAACCATGACGACTGTGCTTCCATTTTCAACGCTGCCGGCATCTACATGATCCTGGATGTCAACTCCCCTCTGTACGGCAGCTACATTGACCGTACCGCTCCCAAGAGCAGCTACAACGCCGTCTACTACGAACAGGTCTTCGGTGTTATCGAGGCCTTCAAGAACTACCCGAACACCCTCGGTTTCTTCGCCGGTAACGAGGTGATCAACGAGCAGAGTGTCAAGGAGGTTGCTGCTTACATCCGTGCCGTCCAGCGTGACATGAAGGACTACATCAAGAAGAACGTCGACCGCTCCATCCCTGTTGGTTACTCCGCCGCTGACATCCGTCCCTGGTTGATGGATACTGTGAACTACTTCATGTGCGAGGACTCGGATGAGCCAAGCTCCCAGTCCGACTTCTTCGGTCTCAACTCCTACTCGTGGTGTGGTGACTCGTCCTACAAGAAGGCCGGTTACGACATCCTGACCGAGGACTTCAAGAACGCCTCCATCcccgtcttcttctcggagTACGGCTGCAACGAAGTCACGCCTCGTGTCTTCACCGAGGTGCAGGCCATCTACGGCGAGGAGATGACCCAGGCCTTCTCCGGTGGTCTGGTCTACGAGTACACCCAGGAGGCCAACAACTACGGTCTCGTCAAGATCAACGACAGCGACACCGCCACTTTGCTCGTCGACTATGACAACCTGCAGAAGCAGTACGCCAAGCTCGACATGGACCGCATCCAGGCCTCCAACTCGACCCAGACTTCCTTTACGGCCCCTAAGTGCAGCTCTGACCTGATCAAGAACGGTACCTTCCTGAGCAAGTTCGACCTGCCCTCCCGTCCCTCCAAGGTCCAGGACATGATCGACAATGGTCTGTCCAAGGCCAACACCGGTAAGCTGATCGATGTCTCGACGACCGCTATCCCTCAGAAGATCTACGACCACACTGGTAAGGAGGTCACCGGCGTCCAGCTGAAGGCCCTTTCCAGCGGTGAGTCCAACACCCCCGGCAACAGCACCTCCGGAAGCTCCAGCTCCGGCTCCAGCAGTGACTCCGACAACACCAAGGACAACGCAGCCGGCAAGATGACCGCTTCCTTCATGGGTCTGGTGGTCGGTGCCGTTGTGGCCGCGGCCTCCGTG
- a CDS encoding putative mitochondrial import receptor subunit (import receptor subunit tom-20), whose amino-acid sequence MRTSTLVAASAGTVLTGLLAYAIYFDHKRQTDPEFRKSLKRNNRRLARAVKEEAEAQGAQERESIKKSVQQAQDEGFPTDLEEKEAYFMGQVARGESLCAEGSDKVEAALCFYKALKVYPQPKDLISIYDKTVPKEVLEILAEMVAMDAALKLGTFTGEGGSAESSHGVE is encoded by the exons ATGAGGACGTCAACTTTGGTCGCTGCTTCGGCTGGCACGGTCCTTACCGGCCTGTTGG CTTATGCCATTTACTTTGACCACAAGAGACAGACCGACCCCGAGTTCCGCAAATCCTTGAAGAGAAACAACCGTCGTCTGGCGAGAGCTGTGAAGGAGGAAGCCGAGGCTCAAGGAGCCCAGGAACGGGAATCCATCAAGAAGTCTGTCCAGCAGGCTCAGGATGAGGGTTTCCCGACCGAtcttgaagagaaggaggcctACTTCATGGGCCAAGTTGCCCGGGGAGAATCTCTCTGCGCTGAAG GCTCAGACAAGGTTGAAGCTGCCCTGTGCTTCTACAAGGCCCTTAAGGTTTACCCTCAACCTAAGGATCTGATCTCGATATATGACAAGACTGTCCCTAAGGAAGTCTTGGAAATTCTGGCTGAGATGGTCGCCATGGACGCGGCTTTGAAGCTGGGCACATTCACTGGCGAAGGTGGCAGTGCTGAATCAAGCCATGGTGTCGAGTAA
- a CDS encoding kinase-like domain-containing protein, whose protein sequence is MVDGCVMTSYSASRATSKFDFDALCRRVLELTPEADVITACQKIEGGFNRVFIFHLNNAKRIVARLPFTLAGPARLTTASEVATVKYLQTKTRVPIPAIVDWSDNATDDCNLVGSEYIIMEHADGVQLHQKWQSLAGDQKIRCIQGIYESLKEMVDLEFPSFGSLYYANGPPDPDNRRPLDRNFCIGPHCGPRYWDCNVGEQRYYDIVRPNHGPCMLLEKLVIIRPSRLRQTGSIIVEFSEGLIDAGLSRLSPTDPDAGSRPSYHGAIQAHKNLLGHARKVLKQMSADPRIQGAVTPLLFHPDLHKRNIFVSEDDPSIVSGIIDWQAASIEPPWWYADEVPDFAMLTEPGSNLCLQAFEACTQFLTPRLAGSRLMNDNLFRPFRYSDRTWKDGAVALRDDLVATAQDWEELGFAGQCAYPLPTPKKLARHKKEFKLFVAAHDLKRDLASLLDTATDGWMPAEQLETTTQTNKEMFRGMLHEVLINEDMEDEPVTDEAVLRSIWPFDLDQ, encoded by the exons ATGGTCGATGGCTGCGTCATGACAAGTTACAGCGCGAGTCGCGCTACATCAAAATTTGACTTCGATGCCCTCTGCCGACGGGTCCTGGAGCTAACTCCCGAAGCCGACGTTATCACTGCCTGTCAGAAGATCGAAGGCGGTTTCAATAgggtcttcatcttccacttGAACAATGCCAAGCGCATCGTGGCGAGACTCCCATTTACCTTGGCTGGTCCGGCGAGACTCACAACGGCCTCGGAGGTAGCCACTGTCAAGTACT TGCAAACAAAAACTAGGGTTCCTATCCCTGCGATCGTAGACTGGAGTGATAATGCCACAGATGACTGTAATCTAGTCGGTAGCGAGTACATTATCATGGAGCATGCCGACGGTGTCCAGTTGCACCAGAAATGGCAGAGTCTGGCTGGTGATCAGAAGATCCGATGCATTCAAGGTATCTACGAGAGCCTAAAAGAGATGGTTGATCTAGAGTTTCCATCTTTCGGAAGCCTGTACTACGCAAATGGTCCGCCAGATCCTGACAATAGGCGACCTTTAGACAGAAACTTCTGCATCGGGCCCCATTGCGGACCTCGGTATTGGGATTGTAACGTTGGAGAACAGAGATACTATGATATTGTGAGACCGAATCATGGGCCTTGTATGCTGCTTGAAAAACTTGTGATCATTCGACCCAGTCGCTTACGACAAACAGGGTCTATTATTGTCGAATTCTCTGAGGGCCTTATCGATGCCGGTCTGTCAAGGTTATCTCCCACTGACCCTGACGCTGGAAGCAGACCTTCATACCATGGGGCAATCCAAGCACATAAGAATCTCCTTGGACACGCTCGGAAAGTACTAAAGCAGATGTCAGCAGATCCTCGTATCCAGGGCGCTGTCACACCCTTGCTATTTCATCCAGATCTACATAAAAGAAACATATTCGTTTCAGAAGATGACCCTTCCATTGTCTCAGGCATCATCGACTGGCAAGCAGCCAGTATCGAGCCACCATGGTGGTATGCAGATGAGGTGCCTGATTTTGCTATGCTTACTGAACCTGGATCAAATCTATGCCTGCAAGCGTTTGAGGCATGCACTCAGTTTCTGACACCCAGGTTAGCTGGTTCAAGACTGATGAACGACAATCTCTTCCGGCCGTTTCGCTATAGCGACAGGACATGGAAGGATGGCGCAGTAGCACTACGAGACGATCTGGTTGCGACAGCTCAAGATTGGGAAGAGCTGGGATTCGCAGGGCAATGTGCGTACCCCTTACCGACACCTAAGAAATTGGCTAGGCATAAGAAAGAATTCAAGCTTTTTGTGGCGGCTCATGATCTGAAACGCGATTTGGCAAGCTTGCTCGACACTGCTACTGATGGGTGGATGCCCGCTGAACAATTAGAAACGACTACGCAGACCAACAAGGAGATGTTTAGAGGGATGCTGCACGAGGTTTTGATTAATGAGGATATGGAGGACGAGCCAGTGACGGATGAAGCGGTCCTTAGGTCTATTTGGCCTTTTGATCTTGATCAATAA
- a CDS encoding putative esterase/lipase: MPPKRTLKYYLFLKPIALLLRTLAYTLAPRITPTPNETLHIPSRDPQRTIKVHVYSPPNPPPGNPDKGPLHSTPTPRPVLLNFCGSGYIIQGHGLDNTYCRHIATNTPYTVFDVQYRIAPEHPFPAALEDAEDVLAYVRSQPEIYDVSRVGLSGFSAGGNLATSLAANHEGPFRVLVAFYPVVDATRPLGERRAPEVGGWALPGWFVRFCTVAYLCGGFEGGDVRISPIGRAVGGDSGDRGWRVERVLLVSAARDLLALEVEELGGLLLKGGDGEFLKKVVVERVDGVGHAWDKVAKEGTVEWEKMMRVYGMVVDLLN, encoded by the coding sequence atgccCCCAAAACGAACCCTAAAATActatctcttcctcaaaCCCAtcgccctccttctccgcaCGCTGGCCTACACCCTCGCCCCCCGCataaccccaaccccaaacgAAACCCTCCACATCCCCTCCCGCGACCCCCAAAGAACCATAAAAGTCCACGTCTACAGTCCCCCAAACCCACCCCCCGGCAACCCCGACAAAGGCCCCCTCCACAGCACACCCACGCCCCGCCCCGTCCTCCTCAACTTCTGCGGCAGCGGCTACATCATCCAAGGCCACGGCCTGGACAACACGTACTGCAGGCATATCGCCACGAACACACCCTACACGGTCTTCGACGTGCAATATCGCATCGCACCCGAACACCCCTTCCCCGCTGCTCTGGAAGACGCAGAAGATGTCCTTGCGTATGTGCGCTCGCAGCCGGAGATCTATGATGTGAGTCGAGTGGGGTTGAGCGGGTTCTCTGCTGGGGGGAATTTGGCGACGAGTCTTGCGGCGAATCATGAGGGCCCGTTTAGGGTGCTTGTGGCGTTTTATCCGGTTGTGGATGCTACGAGGCCTCTtggggagaggagggcgCCCGAGGTTGGGGGGTGGGCTTTGCCCGGGTGGTTTGTGAGGTTCTGTACGGTTGCTTATTTGTGTGGGGGGTTTGAAGGGGGGGATGTGAGGATTTCGCCGATTGGGAGGGCGGTTGGGGGGGATTCTGGTGACCGGGGGTGGAGGGTTGAGAGGGTCTTGTTGGTTTCTGCTGCGAGGGATTTGTTGGCgctggaggtggaggagttGGGCGGGTTGCTTCTGAAGGGGGGGGATGGGGAGTTTTtgaagaaggttgttgttgagcGGGTTGATGGGGTGGGTCATGCTTGGGATAAGGTGGCTAAGGAGGGGACTGTGgagtgggagaagatgatgagggttTATGGGATGGTCGTGGATTTGTTGAACTag
- a CDS encoding putative transporter (ABC transporter), with amino-acid sequence MMLRGPALRTRLLWGPTSLLRTTRAVSSLTPPLIRIQDGTFYQNYPSPDDATNNQNPPLFANFNFVLPADQATSAENNGDQSLQHWAVIGSSGRTQLLEILRGQYVCLPPTARSYPYLLTDEIAKKDPRLRFVGNAVQYIGFSGEGSGAIGGTRGAYLSARYESLREETDWSVLQYLKGQTSLNPLEGEEGGKLRDEKLLNQVITDLRLGELLDMPVANLSNGQTRRTRIAKALLSKPELLLLDDPFMGLDPATTRSISGLLQRLADKSDPRLILALRPQDTIPDWITHLVVLGNNNRILFQGQRAEANTVFNVWKRVVNRGREVASHTEEEKAIFREAKSAMEAGHLDRQLLWDLQLLSTRTSGLALPAVKGGEPVIEMEGVRVQYGEKVVLGGWTQRVNGEEKDGLHWTVRRGQRWAILGANGSGKTTLLSLITSDHPQAYALPIKLFGRSRLPEPGQPGISIFELQSRLGHSSPEIHAFFPRQLTIRQAVESAYAETFLSKPTLDHDRDLDVSAALRYFKAELDPDAAVTTKEEPPRVSVENREHFPRIAFVRGASPIFSPIEFDVEYADSTLFGQLNTAQQRVVLFIRALVHKPDIVILDEAFSGMPASMRDKCIHFLEAGEYSRNRASSATRRSGSRLKEDWLRGYNTDESNVRHLGLSDNQALIMISHNREEIPDSVRYYMRLPSESVEGSEPLDFRFGQVKYKKTLNEPSTWEHAWLPPSEFKARGAMRSKRGKRLGEDEESVNQDEKVYEWYSVG; translated from the exons ATGATGCTACGAGGACCTGCATTGCGGACGAGGTTGCTCTGGGGACCTACGAGTCTGCTGCGCACAACTCGCGCAGTGTCGTCATTGACACCGCCACTGATTCGCATCCAAGACGGAACCTTCTATCAGAACTATCCTAGTCCAGACGATGCCACCAACAACCAGAACCCGCCTCTCTTTGCCAACTTCAATTTCGTTCTACCCGCCGATCAGGCAACATCAGCCGAAAACAATGGAGATCAATCGCTGCAACACTGGGCCGTGATCGGTAGTTCGGGGAGAACACAACTGCTCGAGATTCTCCGCGGCCAGTATGTCTGTCTCCCGCCGACGGCTCGCTCCTACCCCTACCTCCTCACAGACGAGATTGCGAAGAAGGACCCTCGGCTACGGTTCGTTGGAAACGCTGTACAATATATCGGGTTTAGTGGCGAAGGGTCGGGAGCGATTGGTGGTACCCGCGGGGCCTATTTGAGTGCTCGCTATGAGAGTCTTCGGGAAGAGACAGACTGGTCGGTGCTTCAGTACCTTAAGGGCCAAACTTCCTTGAACCCTctagaaggagaggaaggcgGAAAGTTACGAGATGAAAAGCTGCTCAACCAGGTCATCACCGACCTGCGACTGGGAGAGCTCCTGGACATGCCCGTCGCAAACCTGAGCAATGGTCAGACAAGACGTACGCGGATCGCAAAGGCACTACTCAGCAAGCCGGAACTGCTGCTGCTAGATGATCCTTTCA TGGGCCTTGACCCCGCTACCACAAGAAGCATCTCTGGCCTTCTCCAGCGCCTAGCAGATAAATCGGACCCCAGATTAATCCTCGCCTTACGACCGCAGGATACTATCCCTGACTGGATCACGCATCTGGTGGTCCTAGGAAATAACAATCGAATATTATTCCAAGGTCAGCGGGCCGAAGCGAACACGGTGTTCAATGTTTGGAAACGAGTCGTCAACCGCGGCCGAGAGGTTGCATCTCACaccgaagaggagaaagcGATTTTCCGTGAGGCAAAGAGCGCCATGGAAGCTGGTCATCTGGACCGTCAGCTGCTCTGGGACCTTCAGTTACTGTCAACCAGGACCAGTGGATTAGCCCTGCCTGCCGTCAAGGGAGGCGAGCCAGTCATCGAAATGGAGGGAGTCCGCGTGCAATATGGCGAGAAGGTTGTCCTGGGCGGATGGACACAAAGAGTCAACGGGGAGGAAAAGGACGGCCTCCACTGGACCGTCCGTCGTGGACAGCGGTGGGCGATCCTGGGAGCCAATGGATCCGGGAAGACGACCCTTCTCTCCCTGATCACCTCAGACCACCCCCAAGCATACGCCTTGCCCATCAAGCTCTTCGGCCGTTCCCGCCTGCCCGAGCCAGGGCAACCGGGCATCTCCATCTTCGAACTCCAATCCCGCCTCGGCCACTCCTCACCAGAAATCCACGCATTCTTCCCGCGACAACTCACTATCCGCCAGGCCGTGGAATCAGCTTACGCAGAAACTTTCCTCTCGAAACCCACCCTGGACCACGACCGTGACCTCGACGTGAGCGCTGCCCTCCGCTACTTCAAGGCCGAGCTCGACCCCGACGCCGCCGTCACCACCAAGGAGGAACCCCCAAGAGTGTCGGTTGAAAACAGAGAACATTTCCCCAGGATCGCCTTCGTCCGAGGCGCCAGCCCCATATTCTCTCCAATCGAGTTCGACGTCGAATACGCGGACTCCACCCTCTTCGGCCAACTCAACACCGCCCAACAACGcgtcgtcctcttcatccgcgCGCTCGTCCACAAACCggacatcgtcatcctcgacGAAGCCTTCTCCGGCATGCCCGCCTCTATGCGCGACAAATGCATCCACTTCCTCGAAGCTGGCGAATACTCCCGCAATCGCGCTTCCTCGGCCACCCGCCGCTCCGGCAGCCGCCTCAAAGAGGACTGGCTGCGCGGCTACAACACTGATGAGTCGAACGTTCGCCACCTCGGTCTGTCCGACAACCAGGCCCTCATCATGATCAGCCACAACAGGGAGGAAATCCCCGACAGCGTGCGCTACTACATGCGTTTGCCCTCGGAGAGCGTGGAGGGTTCTGAGCCGCTGGATTTCCGCTTCGGGCAAGTGAAGTATAAGAAGACGTTGAATGAGCCGAGTACTTGGGAGCATGCGTGGTTGCCGCCTTCTGAGTTTAAGGCCCGCGGGGCCATGCGGTCGAAGCGTGGGAAGCGGTTGggtgaagatgaggagagcGTAAATCAGGATGAAAAGGTTTACGAGTGGTATTCTGTTGGGTAG
- a CDS encoding peroxisomal AMP binding enzyme — translation MGVLSEPSNGVNPQTQSPELASIPSLPLFLAAKNHAQTNPEKIAVIDTTKNQQFTFGQLLADTAALKKQILEQLKLTETGDLQERRIAFLTPNGYDYVVTQWAIWAAGGVTVPLCTTHPVKELLYTIGDSDPSLIILHPSFVHFETPLREGTKNSIPFMDQDPFTQSVAPTAVQLPLFNSQCPLDRRALMIYTSGTTSSPKGCVTTHKNITFQAECLVKAWKYAPSDHLIHVLPLHHVHGIINGLTASFLSGVTVEMHPKFDPKVIWSRWQDRGSSTMFMAVPTIYSRLVDYFETHIRGTEQESAARDGARALRLVVSGSAALPTPIKAKFAEITGQTLLERYGMTEIGMAISCGLEVEKRIDGSVGWPLPGVQVRLTEKETGQVVESVDEDGQIEIKGDNVFLEYWRRPEATVKEFTTDGWFKTGDVARRDASGAYFIQGRASVDLIKSGGYKISALEVERKMLGLDIIQEVAVVGLADEEWGQRVAAVVKQRPGTEPLELQNLRTQLKQEMAPYKIPTVLKLVDNIERNAMGKVNKKTIIQKYWPSA, via the exons ATGGGTGTCCTAAGTGAACCAAGCAACGG TGTAAACCCGCAAACGCAATCCCCCGAATTAGCATCCATTCCATCCCTCCCACTCTTTCTCGCAGCCAAAAATCATGCGCAAACAAATCCCGAAAAGATTGCCGTCATCGACACAACCAAGAACCAACAATTCACCTTCGGCCAACTCCTCGCCGACACCGCAGCACTAAAGAAACAGATCCTCGAGCAATTGAAGCTCACAGAAACAGGGGACTTACAAGAAAGGCGCATAGCCTTCCTCACACCGAATGGATACGATTACGTCGTTACACAATGGGCCATTTGGGCAGCGGGCGGAGTTACTGTACCACTCT GCACGACGCACCCAGTGAAAGAACTACTATACACAATCGGCGACTCGGATCCGTCGCTGATCATCCTGCATCCAAGCTTCGTGCACTTCGAAACACCCCTGCGGGAGGGGACAAAGAATAGTATCCCTTTCATGGATCAAGATCCGTTTACGCAGAGTGTCGCGCCGACGGCTGTCCAATTGCCGCTGTTTAACTCCCAATGTCCGCTGGATAGGCGCGCCTTGATGATCTATACGTCGGGTACGACTTCTAGTCCGAAGGGCTGTGTTACGACGCATAAGAACATTACGTTTCAGGCGGAGTGCCTAGTTAAGGCGTGGAAATATGCACCCTCGGATCACCTGATTCATGTCTTGCCGCTGCATCATGTGCATGGGATTATTAATGGCCTGACGGCCAGTTTCCTAAGTGGTGTTACCGTTGAGATGCATCCGAAGTTCGATCCCAAGGTCATCTGGTCTCGCTGGCAGGATCGAGGTTCCTCGACCATGTTCATGGCTGTGCCGACTATCTATTCCCGCCTTGTTGACTACTTCGAGACTCATATCCGCGGAACAGAGCAGGAATCCGCGGCGCGGGACGGAGCTCGCGCTCTGCGACTTGTTGTTAGCGGTTCTGCGGCGCTACCCACACCTATTAAGGCGAAGTTCGCAGAGATCACCGGCCAGACGCTCCTCGAGCGCTATGGGATGACTGAGATCGGCATGGCAATTAGCTGCGGACTGGAGGTCGAGAAGCGTATCGACGGGAGTGTCGGGTGGCCGCTTCCCGGCGTTCAGGTACGACTAACCGAGAAGGAAACCGGACAGGTTGTTGAATCGGTGGATGAAGACGGCCAGATTGAGATCAAGGGAGACAACGTTTTCCTGGAGTACTGGCGTCGGCCTGAGGCCACGGTCAAGGAGTTCACCACGGACGGGTGGTTCAAGACCGGGGATGTCGCCAGACGGGATGCATCCGGCGCATACTTTATCCAAGGACGGGCATCCGTCGATCTGATCAAGTCAGGCGGGTACAAGATTTCTGCGTTGGAGGTGGAGCGGAAGATGTTGGGCCTCGACATTATTCAGGAAGTAGCGGTAGTCGGGCTCGCCGATGAGGAGTGGGGACAGCGAGTGGCTGCTGTGGTCAAACAACGCCCTGGA ACCGAACCTCTCGAGCTCCAGAACCTCCGCACACAACTCAAGCAAGAAATGGCACCCTACAAGATCCCCACGGTGCTCAAGCTCGTCGACAACATCGAACGCAACGCAATGGGCAAGGTGAAcaagaaaaccatcatcCAGAAATACTGGCCCTCGGCCTAA